TGTTTCTTCAAAATTTCCAGTAGTTCTATTTAAAGCTTCATATGTTACTGAAACTCCCATTTTTGAAGTTATTCCTGAAATTATTATAATTGCCACACAAAATAAAAAAAATAGTGTCACTGGATGTGGCAATCTATTTCCACCTACT
This window of the Candidatus Fusobacterium pullicola genome carries:
- a CDS encoding AbgT family transporter — translated: MKEKNVKKKSFVNKFLDIIEVGGNRLPHPVTLFFLFCVAIIIISGITSKMGVSVTYEALNRTTGNFEET